TActgacactcccctccctccccctttgccacattcctccaccctagtcatttaaccagttccacagttcaataCATTGTATCCTTTTGAGATCACATCTTCCCGAAACAGaaatgggcctaccagggcaccaccctgctTGAGGACACCTGTTGTCAGCCCTGATTGGTCCtgatcttttctcgcctccagctcttccacccccccccccccccccccatcccctgctttcagtctgaagaagggccccgacccaaaacgtcacccatcctttttcttcagagatgctgcctggcccagtgagttactccagcatgttgtgtccatttTTGCATATTCGGCAATCAGCCAGCAAGCAATACTATCTTTGATTTTTGCAATGAAACAAAGGACATGGATGAAGCAATGGGAGATGATTGGAACTGGGCAACTTCCTTGAGGAATTCCTGTAGGAATGCAGGCTAATTGATGGGAGTCAGATCATCTGCAATTGATGTCTTTACCACCTTCTCTCAGCAGGGGAgaatttatagggaaagtgggtgaaccgtgaattgtcttcagttgtcttcagtcttcagggtcgtagcttgtcacgggtggacgtaggttgacttcggttgtcgtaggtgatgcagtggtagagttgctgcctaaagcccctgtcccagttcgccaattgtttaggtgactacaggcgactaggctgtcgccacacggatggtcgtgagtcatctccaaagagtcgtagcatttttctggtcgccgctgaattttggcgactgttgatttgacgccaatgagcgtagcttggcatctcctgacgtgggcgctgtcgtaggttatcgccaggttgtcgcctggtgaagtaggttgtcgtcaggttgtcaccaggtgattgatgttgtcgccggtgctgacttcggcaaattccaagtgtggacttcatCTGATTACATCAGTGTAATGATacacatcagtgtaatgtgtccataaatgatgttaggttttgtatgtttttgctcttgtattctgtttaaagtttgaattttaaagtttgaagtttcttgaaatttattacaatatttttgtatgttcttatcaacctttaaaaaaaatttgtttgaatattaataaaggaaattcttgacattttgacggaaaattgatgtatgaagttattgtatttcagagtagtttcttatggcatcactttcaaatagtcatgttgcagaatgattggaaaccctaccatacaccctcttttatagggaaagtgggtgaaacgtgaattgtcttcagttgtcttcagggtcgtagcttgtcgtgggtggacgtaggttgtcgtaggttgtcacctctgtggtggtaggttgtcgtaggtgcggtcgtaggtggacgttctacttgcgacgattgggtcgccggttttcggtagcttgccgtagcttgacgtcgactaggtggtaggttgttgtagcttgtcgtagacattgtcgtgggggggtccagtcgatggtttttcggcgacctgctacgtctatgacagtcgccttaaaaaacgcctaactgggacagggcctttacagctctagagacctgggttcgatcctgactaaaggtggtGTTaaatggagtatgtacgttctccctgtgactacatgggtttacaTCGGGTActccagttcctcccacactccagagctgtacaggtttgtaggttaattggctttggaaaattgtaaattgcccctagtgtgtaggatactgaaagtgggatcgctggtcagcatggaatcggtggactgaagggcctgtttccacattgtatctctaaactaaattaaactaaactaagcaaccaATACCAGCATTTGAATTATTCAGTCTCTCTTGGCCTCCACCCTAATAATAGTCAGTCCCTTTGTTGCCTCTGCTTTGCAACGTAAACTGTGCATTTTTTTAAACCTTTGTAGTTATGATGCAAGGTTATCACCCTGAGACGCTGCATTTCTCTCTATGTAGATAAAGCtatcctgctgaatatttccagcattttctggttttcatTTGAATTTCAAGAACCCACTGTCTTTTGTTTGTCAGACCCATGAAAATCAATGGCACAGAGCCAGCAATGATCAAGAATCCCCAATTGCTTGCAGGATTATGTAACAGAGTATAACATTTAATCGACCGGCCACTTCCAGATCAGTTGCAGAGCTGCAATAGTTGTGTCACGGTTATTAATCCTCCCAATGCAAACTGATCAGGCGCCAAGGACAtggagctagacacaaagtgctggagtaactcagtgggtcaggcagcatctctggagagaaggaatgggtgacgtttttaatGATTGTAGTGAAATGGCCAAAGTTTGTGGGAAATTGCTGTATAAAAGTAAAATAGTATCAATCctaacatttttttaatttcaaagctTTCATCGGGGTTCagatatttatttattgtattttCAAAACTCCAAATTTAGATATTTTATAAAATTGCAAATTTTGATCACATGGTGTTTGCAGGAGTACAATGTAACACGAGAAGTGAGAATTTATGATAGCAGACCTGGCAAGTGCTATCATggctgtttagttttgtttttaaatattgcatggaaacagggcctttggaccACCGACTCCATGTTGACCATTAATCTCCCATTCAACTAGCTCTATGTGATCTCACTTTGTCATCTACTCTTCACACTTAGAGGGGAATTTAatggaggccaattaatgtacacaCCCACGTCTTTTCGatgaggaggaaaccggagcacccggaggaaacccatgcagtcacagggagaatgtgtaaactcaacACAAACTGGAAACCAGGGGGTGagaatcgaacacgggtctctgtgctgtgaggcagcagctctaccaactgcacctctgtgccactctgccaaACTACTTTGGGATTTTTGCGGATGCTTATCTCAATGCAAAGATCATAAAGTTGTCGGTGACTCTGGCTCCATCCATTGGCTGCACGGTTTGCAAATTTCACTACTGTGATCAAGGGAAATAGATTGAACAAGAGTAAATTTCACATATTTACTAGGCGACGTTATGTTGGGATCTTTATTCaggctgaagtagggtcccaactcgaaatgaCACCTatctccctccacaggtgctgcttgatgcactgagttcttccagtcgtTAGTGTTTTGCTGAAGAACTTCCAAAAATTCTGTTAGTTCAATTACTTCTGATGGATGAGGTTCTCCTGATAACTCAGAAGAAAGTTGTTCAATCGAAGCCATCAAGATTTCCAGTTTATCCCCAGATTTATCTCCAACCTTGAATTAGACATATCTATCAAGCACTGTGTTtaaaaacctgttgtgctgctgcatgtaggaatttagtctgaagaagggtctcgacccgaaacgtcgcccattccttctcgcccgagctgctgcctgacccgctgagttactccagcattttgtgtctaccttcaatttaaatcagcatctgcaggttttttttcctattgaaggaatttaattgttccatttcagttcacatgacaattaaacaaccTTGACTCTTAAATTAGGCATGCTAAAATTagccacaaaaaactggagtaactcagcgggtcaggcagcgtctctggagaaaacgagtaGATGACGtcacctttcctccagagatgctgcctgtcccgctgagttactccagctttttgtgtccatcttcggtttaaaccagcatctgcagtgccttcctacacatgctaaaATTAACTACAGGTGTTTGATACTAAGGAAGAAAAGCTCACAAGCATGTTCCAGCATTTGCTTGTTATTACATGACTATTATCCTGGCAATAGCAAGAGAAAAGAATTAATTGTGAATGTTGACTGTACCATGGATTTAACATTTCATATTTCAAATTGGGAAAATAGCTGTACCTCGTGGAATTAATGAGAAACAAAATTCACCACCATTCTAAAAATAACGTTGAAAATAAAGAGCCTTGTGGataaattatttcattttaaatATCTCTTCTGAATGTATGCCTTCCATCCAAAACAAGTTTTAAAACAGCATTTGATTCTGTGCATAAATTATTCAACAATAACGTGGTGCAGGAAACCATCATTCTATTTGTTCAGCTTTACTGTTAATCTACAATGAACTAattgaaagagttaatggctattaactttgcatgatgggatgcttggccattgtctgcaaacctgcttgtatgcttttggggcttctatattgttgaaagtggagggatgttaattgctcataaggatgtgtctggtagctgaaacttGCAATCCttggaaaccacagaaataataaaatggtagaataaatgaacaggatgagcctgaaccttgggtcctgaatagctgatgtttgcaaaattgcaccaggcacGATGTAACAATGTGATTCCTAAAGCCTGTAGAGCCTTCCTGTAATGCCTGGGAAGGATGtctgggaaagacgatggacaatgctctcgctaagattaggatgtggttaactgttgactacttgtggGAGTGTGTAATCAGGACattctgtggtatgataaggatccttaccttcgactaatgacttattgtgtggaatattttatgactgtagggtgacaagtatattgtgttccaatacaatgtgattgatttgaaggaaatgttgtgttaaacattcttgctgcaaattctgtataaaaatgctgcgaaaatgctgtatctttgagtggaagcaaggggagtgctgagtatggtcacacacccttagcactggtccccccactcccatctgacgataattaaagctttgcttggtttacctttaactgtttgtgttgttgtctgttttaagaaccgaAATTAATTCACATAAATCCTGTTTAATTTATCTAGCTACAGTTACCCACGCTACAAAACTCCAAACTCAGTTTGAAAACGAAAAAGATTAAAAGCAGTATTTATAAGTGGTATAAAAGTAGTATTTATAagtagtactagaccaagtggacccgttgggcccaaacctcttctgcattggtgcagcatcctctcctacccccctccctccctccctccctccctccctaggagatagatttgaactttaaaatgtgaataacttaaaaaatataacaccgatttcaataaaactacttgctttactattaaagcgatgacggtgagtaacgtgggcctaaaattgtcaagctatcgtgtaccgttttggctgtagttcgatcacaaataaacaaacaaactagttttagtatatagatgaaagtAGTATTTATAAGTGTGACTGTTACACAGATGGTAGACCAATAAAATCCTATTCTTCAGCATTGACATCTTCATCCTGAAGCCCCATTCCAGattgcaggagtatgtgctgaagGACTCACTAACACTAAGCCAACACTAAGGTACTATGGGGGAGAACCACGGTCTAGGAATCTTCTGCTGCTGGACGTTGAGGGTCAGAGTCCATTGAAGATATAGCTCAAACACAGGGAAGGGATACCACCTTCGGGGGCCACGTGGCAAGGGtgtttttgtttaaagataggcgTGAAGACTACTATGACGCCATAGAAGGTATAAACACAGAAGTCAAAATCTGCTCACGAGTCAAAAACAggtttgagggcatgcagcaatgAGGATATTCGAACTCTGCCACAGGATAGAGGCTGGCTGAGTGAGAGAGCAAAATTTTTGGAAATAGAGTTTATTATAGGAAAATGTAAGGTTACGCCATTTGGTAGGAGGAACCAAAACGAAGAGAGACTGCCAATGAATGGGGTCCAAAGGAATCTAGGTGTTCTTGTATATGAAACACAAAAGTTTTCTACACAGATGCAACAAATAATGAAGTTAAATCACACATTAACCTTTTTACTAGAgtgttggagtttagaaatagataattatttttacatttgtacaaggTGTTGCTAAGGTTGCACTTGCAGCACAGTGTACATtatggcctcctaatttgaggaattgtATACTAGCCTTAGAGGCCATCCAGAAGATATTCACTAGGCTAACTCCTGGGATGAGAATGTTGTCCTATCATGATAAATTAGACCCATATTCCTTTGGAAGAACAGGGActggtcttattgaaacacaagTTTCTCAGCAGACATGACAAAgtagatgtttccactcgtggcagTCTCAAACAATAGGACAGAGAAGAAAACATCAGGAGGgtgatttaaaactgaggtgcatagAAATGTCTTCTCTCTGGCCTTTAGTTTGAGATTCTGCCATGAGAGGGAACATCTCAACTTCTGAGTGATTTAAACTGAACAGAAAAGGAATCTCTTTTCTCAGGGGCTGGTGAATTTCTGAAATTCTCTATCTATGTTTTGGAGGCTAGAAGACTGGAGATATTTAGAGAGGAGGATAATTTTTTGAAAGCTTGTGGAATTGAGGTGAATTGGCAAAGAGATgggcaaatcagccatgatcatcttgaaaaGAGTGGTCACTCCTGCTCCTACTTTCTTGTGTTCTTCAAGAGAATTGCGATTGAGAATTTGAGAGGAATGTGTAAGGTTTACAAATTATTTCATTGAAGCTTTACATGCAGCATTAGATAAACACTGAATGCTCAAGTGGAATCCATGCACTTTAATAGCTGCCAGGTTATACGGATATGTGATTAACTGACATTTGTGAGACTACAGTTTTGCATATGTGTGCCTCCAAGAGTGGATGGCAAAAAAAGAATAATCCATATCTATGTGCCCATCCGAAAACccacttaaacgccactatgtacctgcctccatcatcgcccctggcagtgtgttcctggcATCCACCATCCTCTCTGTTCAAATTTGCCCAGCAAATCATCTATAAATGTTGCCCCTTTTAccctaaagttatgccctctcatctttgacttttctatcctgggaaaaaggtttggaCAGTCTACCCCATTTATGCCTCTCACATTTTAAATGCCGctttcaggtctcctctcaacctccagtgttctggagaaaagaatccaactttgtccaacctctccttgtagctaataccctctaattcaggcagcattgtgATAAATTTCTTCTTCATCCTCTTGGGTCTTACCATAAACATCCCCCTTATATCCAACTACTTGCTCGGAtgaaactccatctaccatttcacCGTCCATTTCTATAGTTGAATATCTTGCTACATACTTTGATAGTCTTCCTCAGTCTCCACAACTCcaacaattttggtgttgtctgcaaacttactaactaactaacccatctacatttacgtccaagtcatttatatacattagaagcagagatcccagcacagatccctgcagaactccactggtcacaaacctccagccAGAACAAATGCCCTTCCCCCAcaactctgtcttctatgaataaacCAGTTtggaatccatatgaccaagtcatcgTGAATCCCGTACATGTTAATTTTTTGGATCAACCTACCATGGGAGAGTTTGTTAAAAGCCTGACTAAAATCCACATAGATGACATCCGCCGCCCTactctcattgatcaccttcgtcATCTTCTCAAAAAATTAGATCACACAAAGTCATGCTGATTgttcctaattagcccattccattccaaattggagtaaatcctatcctgtaGAATCCTCTCCAACACCTTCCCTCCCACTAACATGAGGCTCAGTGACGTGCAGCAGTTTAGCAGTTCTGTTGGGATGAATTATAGACTTTTGCATAACCTTCACAAACCTGTCGTTCATGATTCTCGTGGATAATGTCATCCAGAAACGTTGAAGTCCCACATTCTTGATATTCAGTAATTTGAACACATTAGTTCTAGATTCCAACATTTACTCATTTTTCAGTCTTTGGCATGGAGTCTTCCAGAAATATCAGAAGCTTTTCTTGGTGTTGCAGCAGTGACTCCACAGTAACAAGGTTCCCATGGTCTACTAAAACACAAAGTAATTGTCTTCTGAAAGGCCTAACTGGTTGAGATAGTTTAGGACATCTTTATTGAATGTTATGGATCCACAAACCATAATGAATGGTTTCCTTCTGCATGAGTTTACAAAGTTCTTCACCATATCACAATTGATACGTCCAAGGTAAGTTTTTTCTCGGTAACTCCACAAAAGATGTGTCAGGTCTTGCTcctaaaataatattttatgttACATATTTTTTGTTAAATGCCAATGAAGTTTGTGCTTGATAACTGAAATGTCTTGGATGTTTTtgttacagaggcaaataaacggTATTAATGTATGAACAATGTGcaagtgttggaggaattcagagtgatcagcagatggatggagtaatgACCAAGGCTAGAAGTGAATAGGAGATAAAAAGGTATCcaataaagaaagaaaaacagTAAAATGTTAAGCCAGAGAGATAGgtacaagagaatggggggggggggggggggggagagataaaagggaaatgtgggaCACAGGGATGGGAGAAGAGTGACGGATGGTAAGTGacaaaggagggggggaggagcaggATGGCCGGGTGGTGGGAGAAACGTGTGCGCCACAGGATGTGGTGGGGGGGTTACTTATTAAAATtgcagaattcaacattcataccgttgggttgtaatctAGCCAAGCGGAATACAAGATGCTGTTTTTCCGGTTAGCATGTGGCCTCACTTGGCAAGAGAGGAAGCCAAAGGCGGTAAAGTtggtatgggaataggaaggggaagtCAGATGGTTAGCAACAAGGAATTGGTGGATTGAGCGCAAGTGTTCGTTGAAATGCTCGCCTAGTCTATGCTTAgtctcactgatgtaaaggaggctacATCGAGAGAGGTGCTGGGACAGGTGGTACAATGCCTGTGATTGCAAGGGAAGTATCTGGGGAGGCAGCAGGTTGGATGGGTAACCAAGGATTTGCAGAGGGAGTGGGCTTTAAGGAAAGCCGAAAGAGGCGAGGACGGAAAGACGTAGGTAGTGGTGGGACCACGTTGAAGgtgggagaaatggcagataaatctgtgttggatgtggaggctggtgaggtgaaaggCCAGGACCAGGGAAACTATTCTTGTTCTGTCTgaggagaggaggagcaggaacaTAAATGCGGGACACAGCGGAAACACAGGTGAGGGGTAAATATATAAGAGGAATGGGGAAAACTACATTTACTGAAGAGGATATCACAAATTTTctagagtggaaagcctcatcttagaAGCAGATGTGGTGGGGAAATTGAGAGTAAGGGATGGCATCCTTTCAAAAAGGAGATGTAGCCATGGTAGATGCCAGTAACCAAGTATGGTTGTATATTGTTTCATCTACATTAACCATCTGTTCAGGAGCTACAGAGGTAAATATTATATCTTTTTGTATGTTGACATTCAAGAAACAGACACTCATTGCCTCATTGAAAGTGCTGTATGTTAGTTGAGTCAAAAATGTTTTCACATCCTTAAATGTACAAGAATTAGACATAAATGTACCTCAAGTTCCTTTCTGCTCTCttacttattttctttttttttcgttACTTGCATTTCTCTTCAGTGCATGTAGTAGTAATGGGAAATAAAGTAGTGgccatggggaataaagaaatggcagacgaattgAATATGTTTTTTGTATCAGTCTTCAGAGCAGAAGACACGAGCaatgtgccagaaattcaagaggtCAGGGGCAGAAGTTGGTGGATTTATTATTACCAAAGAGAAGATGCTTgcaaagctgaaaggtctgaaggtggataagtcacctggactaaatggactacaccccagggttctgaaagaggtagctttagagattgtagaggcattagtagtgatctttcaggAATCATTAGAGTCAGGAgttgtcccagaggactggaaaattgcaaaaggTAGTCCAGtgttcaagaagggagtgaggcaaaaaggggaaactataggctggttagcctgatttcagtggttggtaagattttagagtccattatcaaGGATGAGATGTtcgagcacatgataaaataggctgaagtcagcatgattttggttGGTTGCCAGCTACTCttcacatcaatgatttggatgatggctttgtggccaatttTGCAGattatatgaaaataggtggaggggcaggtaatgaCAGGAGGCagagagtctgcagaaggacttggacaggttaggagagttgtTAAAGAAGTGGCAGgcagaatacagtgtagcaaaatgCGCTGTCATGCActttggcagtaggaataaaagcgtagactattttctaaatggggagaagattcagaaatcagaatggcaaagggacttgggagtgctgatgcaggattcccaaaaggttaacttgcaagttgaattggtagtaaggcagacaaatgcaatgttagcattcatttcaaaaggaccagaatataaaagcagggatataAAGCTGAGACTTTCTATGGCACTGGTCAGACTACATTTggtagtattgtgagcagttttaggccccacatctgaggaagaatgtgctggtgttggagagggtccagaggaggtttacgagaatgatctcagggatgattgggttaatgtatgataagTGTTTAATgattctgtactcgctggagtttagagaggtgagtgggacctcattaaaacttaccaaatagtgaaaggcctagatagcgtggaagtggagaggatgtttccaccagtcgagagaggatgtttccaccactttagagaggagatgagaaggaatttctttagttagagcatggtgaatctgtggaattcactgggaGGCCAAGTCTTGGAGACCAAGTCTTTgtgtattttaaaagcagagattgatcagtaagggtgttaaaagttacgggaagaaggcaggagaatgcagttgaacgggaaagatagatcagccacgattgaatggtggagtagacttgatggactgaatagcttaattctgctcctatgacatgaacatgCTTGTATAGCTCACTTCTTCTGTATTTTGCCCATTTCTTTACACATTTCTCAAGTAATCCTTGTTTATTTTTGGCTCTGGTTCCCTCTCCTTTTGTACTCAAGCCACTCTACTTCATCCTTTGATTTTCTATTTCACTCGTTCCTGCCGTTTCTTTCACCAGTCAGTTTAACGCTCGGTCATGGTACCAATCTTTGTGCCAATGCGTGATCTTACCTGGCTCAGAACAAACAACATTTTCACATTCCAGTAAGCAGCTAGTTCCTGGAGTCGAGGTTTCATGTAGATATCTTGAAATGTCCTGAAGCAGCCAACTAGGGTAATAAAAGCTTCATCCTCCTCATTTGCCACAATATATTGGATCAGAGATACCATTGGAGCTATTCCAGTTCCCGAGGCAAATAACAGCAGCTGTTCATACTAACAGATACCAA
The sequence above is a segment of the Rhinoraja longicauda isolate Sanriku21f chromosome 11, sRhiLon1.1, whole genome shotgun sequence genome. Coding sequences within it:
- the LOC144597904 gene encoding NADH-cytochrome b5 reductase-like isoform X2, with translation MAENDDEWISLQPREPLPSQCCGSGCQPCVFDIYEMELGQWKRAKANRDQHLLRKNNEIYEDGLMSRFVKTWKEGNTVCWRGPFGNCPYKPNQYEQLLLFASGTGIAPMVSLIQYIVANEEDEAFITLVGCFRTFQDIYMKPRLQELAAYWNVKMLFVLSQEQDLTHLLWSYREKTYLGRINCDMVKNFVNSCRRKPFIMVCGSITFNKDVLNYLNQLGLSEDNYFVF
- the LOC144597904 gene encoding NADH-cytochrome b5 reductase-like isoform X3; translated protein: MRGIVSDLEVQRAYTPVSPVDAEGYFEILIKIYEDGLMSRFVKTWKEGNTVCWRGPFGNCPYKPNQYEQLLLFASGTGIAPMVSLIQYIVANEEDEAFITLVGCFRTFQDIYMKPRLQELAAYWNVKMLFVLSQEQDLTHLLWSYREKTYLGRINCDMVKNFVNSCRRKPFIMVCGSITFNKDVLNYLNQLGLSEDNYFVF